One stretch of Siphonobacter curvatus DNA includes these proteins:
- a CDS encoding site-specific integrase, with protein MINRTNLAKSERRILRNREKIKSCKIGFFINASKKGAHCGTVYMRVTIGKNRGELSTGIFVDDRTNWNPQTATIEGNQPHTLFLNQLKSEVEVIFTERFVTQRSLEPRVILQILAGLRGHDVTLPTVLQGIDKMIDQTNQRVGTEIGKATLKAYKTYKERITEFFDYANYGHYMSYEQIKPALASELMIYLKNKRRYSQNYSIKVFQFLRSSINFAVAYEWIDRNPLAQVRLKKEYKAIQALNEKQIQSCIDATFVSTALQKVRDIFIFQCFTGLAYTDVRELKTSQIFQTEKGEYYIEKPRKKTNVVQFIPLLEPALAILANYEKDNCRKHGLLLPVPSNAKMNQYLKDIQDILGIRERLHTHLARKTCTTLFIINGVPQATTCQVMGFSLQMMEKHYLSIRKDIIINDVNNAFKGKFEVYRNDQNSSNQEAV; from the coding sequence ATGATTAACAGAACAAATTTAGCTAAGTCAGAGCGTCGAATTCTCAGAAACAGAGAAAAAATCAAATCCTGTAAAATAGGCTTTTTTATTAATGCCTCTAAGAAAGGAGCACATTGCGGCACTGTTTATATGAGAGTGACGATTGGCAAAAACCGAGGCGAACTAAGTACAGGCATATTCGTAGATGACAGAACCAATTGGAATCCCCAAACAGCCACTATAGAAGGTAACCAGCCACATACCTTATTTCTTAATCAATTAAAATCAGAGGTAGAAGTAATTTTTACTGAGAGGTTTGTGACTCAGCGAAGCTTAGAACCTCGAGTAATACTCCAAATATTGGCAGGATTGAGAGGTCATGATGTAACACTGCCTACTGTTTTACAGGGCATTGACAAAATGATTGATCAAACTAACCAAAGGGTAGGTACTGAAATTGGTAAAGCTACGCTGAAAGCTTACAAAACGTATAAGGAGCGAATTACAGAGTTTTTTGATTATGCTAATTACGGCCATTATATGAGTTATGAGCAAATAAAGCCTGCACTTGCCTCAGAGTTAATGATTTATCTGAAGAATAAACGGAGGTATTCTCAGAATTACTCAATCAAAGTCTTTCAGTTTTTAAGATCTTCCATAAACTTTGCTGTTGCTTATGAATGGATAGATCGTAACCCGCTTGCCCAGGTAAGATTGAAGAAGGAGTATAAGGCTATCCAGGCACTTAACGAGAAACAAATTCAATCCTGCATTGATGCTACATTCGTTTCTACAGCCCTTCAGAAAGTTAGAGACATCTTTATATTTCAGTGCTTCACCGGCCTTGCGTATACAGATGTCCGGGAGCTAAAAACTTCTCAGATATTCCAAACTGAAAAAGGTGAGTACTATATAGAGAAACCCCGAAAAAAAACGAATGTTGTTCAGTTTATACCCTTACTCGAACCTGCTCTAGCTATCCTTGCTAATTACGAGAAAGACAATTGCCGAAAACACGGCTTGTTGTTACCTGTACCCTCTAATGCTAAGATGAATCAATACTTGAAAGACATTCAAGATATTCTAGGTATCAGAGAGCGACTGCACACACATTTGGCCCGTAAAACTTGTACTACCTTATTCATCATAAATGGGGTACCTCAAGCTACTACTTGTCAAGTGATGGGATTCTCTTTGCAAATGATGGAAAAGCATTACTTGAGCATCAGAAAGGATATTATAATCAATGACGTAAATAATGCTTTCAAGGGTAAGTTTGAAGTATACCGTAATGATCAAAACTCCTCAAACCAAGAAGCCGTATGA
- a CDS encoding MerR family transcriptional regulator produces MATPKNLPKGLIISSEAQYLLHTMNQKFEELKVLIRQEAPIPARDYYTATEVCKKLSISRSKFEQMKRDGVFNTVKPSGTGKVLVPAEELSKLFPNTFNAQ; encoded by the coding sequence ATGGCAACGCCTAAAAATCTACCTAAAGGACTGATTATCAGTAGTGAAGCCCAGTATTTACTTCACACTATGAATCAGAAGTTCGAAGAGCTTAAAGTTCTCATTCGTCAAGAGGCTCCTATTCCTGCTCGAGACTATTACACAGCTACTGAAGTCTGTAAAAAGCTCTCTATCTCCCGCTCTAAGTTTGAGCAGATGAAAAGAGATGGTGTGTTCAACACTGTTAAACCCAGCGGTACTGGTAAAGTACTAGTACCTGCTGAAGAGCTCTCCAAATTATTCCCAAATACATTTAACGCTCAATAA
- a CDS encoding site-specific integrase translates to MIVKYNVRFDRKKEVQRKGKALVQIEAYLEGNRRYFSTGIYLSANEWNAKKNEAKDPYLQNQIRNKINDLIDFERKRSFLSRIFILEDFDLLVKKKDQNLIEQDNILSFTQFYSDQLKARSNKIKYSTYRNQHFCLELLKEFKEIIFFEDLTFAFIDSFSLFLSRKKYKTHTVNKRLKQLRTYIRLAIKYKHLQINPFEDFEMPKGVSNRSYLIIEELQALEALSFTTEEKRFERVRDMFLFSVYAGGTRFSDVSTLTSNNFIESTEGLILHLKAQKTNKIFDLPLRLLFEGKAEKIAIKYWPKNDSQRLFRLSNPYVNKVLKILAQRAGIKKHLIFHTARHTAGTILVNKIGVLPTKNILQHSKIDTTNLYLHLTNSERNKILKNIKNWD, encoded by the coding sequence ATGATAGTAAAGTATAATGTTCGATTTGATCGAAAAAAAGAAGTTCAAAGGAAAGGCAAAGCGTTGGTTCAGATAGAAGCTTATTTAGAAGGCAATCGCCGATATTTCAGCACAGGTATTTACCTATCAGCTAATGAGTGGAATGCTAAAAAGAACGAAGCAAAAGACCCGTATTTACAGAACCAGATACGTAACAAAATCAATGATCTAATTGATTTTGAAAGAAAGCGATCCTTTCTTAGCCGAATTTTTATTTTAGAAGACTTTGATCTATTAGTAAAAAAGAAAGATCAAAATTTAATTGAACAAGACAATATTCTTTCCTTTACTCAGTTTTATAGCGATCAGTTAAAAGCTAGAAGCAATAAGATTAAATATTCTACATATCGTAACCAGCATTTTTGTTTAGAGCTATTAAAGGAGTTTAAAGAAATAATCTTTTTTGAGGATTTAACATTTGCTTTTATTGACAGCTTTAGCCTTTTTTTAAGTCGAAAAAAATATAAAACCCATACAGTTAATAAGAGACTTAAACAACTACGGACATATATAAGGCTTGCAATTAAATATAAGCATTTACAAATCAATCCCTTTGAGGATTTTGAAATGCCTAAAGGTGTTTCAAATCGATCTTATCTAATTATCGAAGAATTGCAAGCTTTAGAAGCTTTAAGCTTCACAACTGAAGAAAAAAGATTTGAGCGAGTTAGAGATATGTTTTTATTCTCTGTATATGCAGGTGGAACTCGATTCAGTGACGTTTCTACTTTAACCTCAAATAATTTTATTGAAAGTACTGAAGGTTTAATTCTTCATTTAAAGGCACAAAAAACAAACAAGATCTTTGATTTGCCACTTCGATTACTATTTGAGGGTAAAGCCGAAAAGATTGCAATTAAATACTGGCCCAAAAATGACAGTCAACGTCTATTTAGATTATCTAACCCTTATGTAAATAAGGTATTAAAGATACTTGCTCAAAGGGCTGGCATAAAAAAACATTTAATTTTTCACACAGCTAGACATACAGCTGGGACAATCTTAGTAAACAAGATTGGAGTTTTACCCACAAAGAATATTCTTCAACATTCAAAAATTGACACAACGAACTTGTATCTACATCTTACCAATTCCGAGCGAAACAAAATTTTAAAAAACATAAAAAACTGGGATTAG
- the hflX gene encoding GTPase HflX, with product MFSTEKDIETAVLIALVTPKQTEEQTREYLAELEFLAETAGVKTVKTFVQRLERPDLNLFLGKGRFEDVMAYVIDQGIDLIICDDDLTGRQIRNMETAFQQRNKEVKIIDRSLLILNIFAMRAQSVQARTQVELAQQQYVLPRLTRMWTHLSRQRGGVGMRGPGEKELETDKRIANDRIAFLKDKLARIDRQAVTQRKNREQMVRVALVGYTNVGKSTLMRRLAKAEVFAENKLFATVDSTVRKVTIENIPFLLTDTVGFIRKLPTMLIESFKSTLDEVREADVLLHVVDVSHPGHEEQIQVVNQILAEIGAGDKPMILVFNKIDLYQPSPEMEFEAQEGNFSPIDFLKNTYLDTEKPKAIFISAEKKENIDELRQALLDLVKAKHFQIFPNWLEESNSY from the coding sequence TTGTTTAGCACTGAAAAAGACATAGAAACGGCGGTATTGATCGCCCTGGTTACGCCTAAACAAACCGAAGAACAGACCCGTGAATATCTGGCTGAGCTGGAATTCCTGGCTGAAACGGCAGGCGTAAAAACGGTTAAAACGTTTGTCCAACGCCTCGAACGCCCCGACCTGAATTTGTTTTTAGGTAAAGGCCGCTTTGAGGACGTGATGGCTTACGTCATTGACCAGGGTATTGATCTGATTATTTGTGATGATGATCTGACGGGCCGCCAGATCCGTAACATGGAAACGGCTTTCCAGCAACGGAATAAGGAAGTCAAGATCATCGACCGGAGTTTACTGATTCTGAACATTTTTGCCATGCGTGCCCAGTCCGTTCAGGCCCGTACGCAGGTAGAGCTGGCTCAGCAACAGTACGTACTCCCCCGACTAACCCGGATGTGGACCCACTTATCGCGGCAACGCGGGGGTGTGGGGATGCGTGGACCCGGGGAGAAAGAGCTGGAAACGGATAAGCGGATTGCTAACGACCGGATTGCCTTTCTGAAGGACAAACTGGCCCGTATCGACCGTCAGGCCGTCACCCAACGCAAGAACCGCGAGCAGATGGTACGCGTAGCCCTGGTAGGCTACACGAACGTCGGCAAATCGACGCTGATGCGGCGACTGGCCAAGGCTGAGGTGTTTGCTGAAAACAAACTCTTCGCCACGGTAGATTCGACGGTACGGAAAGTGACCATCGAAAACATTCCCTTTCTGCTGACGGACACGGTAGGGTTCATCCGTAAATTGCCCACTATGCTCATCGAGTCCTTTAAATCGACGCTGGATGAGGTACGGGAAGCGGATGTACTGCTGCACGTCGTGGACGTATCGCATCCGGGGCACGAAGAGCAGATTCAGGTGGTAAACCAGATTCTTGCCGAAATTGGAGCCGGTGATAAACCGATGATTTTGGTCTTCAACAAGATTGACCTGTATCAGCCCAGTCCGGAAATGGAATTCGAAGCTCAGGAGGGTAACTTCTCCCCGATCGATTTCCTGAAGAATACGTATCTGGATACGGAAAAGCCGAAAGCCATCTTTATCTCGGCGGAAAAGAAAGAGAACATTGACGAACTGCGTCAGGCTCTGCTGGATTTGGTGAAAGCCAAGCACTTCCAGATTTTCCCGAACTGGCTGGAAGAATCAAATTCTTACTAA
- the metF gene encoding methylenetetrahydrofolate reductase [NAD(P)H] — MKVTEYIQQANGKALFSLEIIPPLKGQSVTELFDTIEPLMEFKPPFVDVTYHREELIEKRHPSGLIQKVPVRRRPGTVGVCAKLMERFKVDAVPHVICGGFTKDETEDFLYDLHYLGINNVLVLRGDPEKSAGVFKPKEGGHAYATELVEQVVDMNHGRLLHEETEAQPTNFCIGVAGYPEKHFEAPNHSNDLRYLKKKVELGAEYIVTQMFFDNQKYFDFVKRCREEGITVPIIPGLKPISTKKQLTVLPRIFHLDFPEELVHAVEACKSDKEVREVGIEFGIQQCKELLDFGVPVLHFYTMGKSDSVQRIARAVF; from the coding sequence ATGAAAGTTACCGAATACATCCAGCAAGCGAACGGAAAAGCTCTTTTTTCCCTTGAAATCATTCCCCCTCTTAAAGGCCAGAGTGTTACTGAATTGTTTGATACGATTGAACCCCTGATGGAATTTAAGCCACCCTTTGTGGACGTTACCTATCACCGGGAAGAACTCATCGAAAAACGCCATCCCAGCGGACTCATTCAGAAAGTACCCGTCCGGCGGCGGCCCGGCACGGTGGGCGTATGTGCCAAGCTCATGGAGCGGTTTAAGGTAGACGCCGTGCCTCACGTCATCTGCGGTGGCTTTACGAAAGACGAGACCGAAGATTTCCTCTACGATCTGCATTACCTGGGTATCAACAACGTACTCGTCCTACGCGGCGACCCAGAGAAGTCAGCGGGCGTATTCAAGCCGAAAGAAGGCGGCCACGCCTACGCGACGGAACTGGTGGAGCAGGTAGTGGACATGAACCACGGACGCCTGCTGCACGAAGAAACGGAGGCTCAGCCGACAAACTTCTGCATCGGTGTGGCGGGGTATCCGGAAAAGCACTTCGAAGCTCCGAATCATAGTAATGACCTGCGGTACCTGAAGAAAAAGGTGGAATTGGGAGCGGAGTATATCGTAACACAGATGTTTTTCGATAACCAGAAATACTTCGATTTCGTGAAGCGTTGCCGGGAAGAGGGTATTACGGTACCCATCATTCCGGGCCTGAAACCTATTTCAACCAAGAAGCAACTGACGGTACTGCCCCGCATTTTCCACCTGGATTTCCCGGAAGAACTGGTACACGCCGTAGAAGCCTGTAAGTCGGACAAGGAAGTACGCGAAGTAGGGATTGAGTTCGGTATTCAGCAGTGCAAGGAATTGCTGGACTTCGGCGTGCCCGTCCTGCACTTTTATACCATGGGTAAATCGGACTCCGTACAGCGAATCGCCCGGGCGGTGTTTTAG
- a CDS encoding DUF7935 family protein, with protein MQTLFSDLIKVVLPAALVLYAFYLSIKAFLNKQLIEQQQDAKLESLKVVLPLRLQAYERLCLFLERISPSNLLIRNAGQAFSSLDLQQLLVAEIRQEFQHNAAQQLYIRPESWERIRLTTQELTALVNRAASEIAPDAPALDLARKISELSNGRPTEVWQETLALIKTEAQSIWS; from the coding sequence ATGCAAACGCTTTTTAGTGATCTGATTAAAGTAGTCTTACCCGCTGCCCTGGTTTTATACGCGTTTTATTTATCAATAAAAGCTTTCCTGAACAAACAGCTGATTGAACAACAACAGGATGCTAAACTGGAGTCGCTGAAAGTGGTACTGCCGTTGCGGCTGCAAGCGTACGAGCGACTTTGCCTATTTCTGGAACGGATTAGCCCCAGCAACTTACTCATTCGAAATGCGGGTCAGGCCTTTAGCTCCCTGGATCTGCAACAGCTACTGGTCGCCGAAATACGCCAGGAGTTCCAGCATAATGCCGCTCAGCAACTGTACATCCGCCCGGAAAGTTGGGAACGCATTCGACTGACGACGCAGGAACTTACTGCACTCGTCAACCGGGCCGCTTCCGAAATAGCCCCGGATGCCCCGGCCCTTGATTTGGCTCGTAAGATCAGTGAACTCTCCAATGGTCGTCCGACCGAAGTCTGGCAGGAAACCCTGGCTCTGATCAAAACGGAAGCACAAAGCATCTGGTCCTAG
- a CDS encoding HesB/IscA family protein, with amino-acid sequence MITQEIVPISFTQSAQEQIRAIIEDKKLPEFYGLRVGLKGAACGASFLLGFDTRTDHDDQFTVANIPVYVDRRHLMYVIGLTIDFDAQGEGFVFQPKA; translated from the coding sequence ATGATCACGCAGGAAATTGTTCCCATTTCATTTACACAGTCGGCACAGGAGCAGATACGGGCCATTATTGAAGATAAAAAACTACCTGAATTTTATGGGCTTCGGGTAGGCCTGAAGGGGGCTGCCTGCGGAGCTTCGTTTCTGCTGGGGTTTGATACGAGAACGGATCACGACGATCAGTTTACAGTAGCCAATATTCCCGTGTACGTCGATCGGCGGCATCTCATGTACGTAATCGGACTAACGATTGATTTTGACGCCCAGGGAGAGGGATTCGTCTTTCAACCCAAAGCCTAG
- a CDS encoding NUMOD4 domain-containing protein — protein sequence MSEKKSSSFWNEKWIEIPFEGIENPPRYEVSNYGRLRSFQNDPEGDIIKGSIIQGYRSLNIRIRGGKVINRYLHRLVADFFVNRPSADHKFIIHQDHDKLNNHWENLKWVTRDEMTEHHRTNPQEKPRPKRTKNYKLTESKVIMIKKMLKSDKNRLKMIAKQFGITHTQLNRIRSGENWGHVKVEDEVEGVK from the coding sequence ATGAGCGAGAAGAAATCTAGTAGTTTTTGGAATGAAAAGTGGATTGAAATTCCTTTTGAAGGTATTGAGAATCCCCCCCGTTACGAAGTATCGAATTATGGAAGGCTTCGTAGCTTTCAGAATGACCCTGAAGGTGATATTATCAAGGGGTCTATCATTCAGGGGTACCGCTCCCTGAATATCCGTATACGAGGCGGTAAGGTGATAAACCGTTACCTGCATCGGTTGGTTGCTGATTTTTTTGTGAATCGTCCTTCTGCTGATCACAAATTTATCATCCACCAGGATCACGACAAATTAAATAATCACTGGGAAAATTTGAAATGGGTGACACGGGACGAAATGACCGAACACCACCGCACCAATCCCCAGGAGAAACCTCGCCCCAAACGAACTAAAAATTACAAGCTGACTGAGAGTAAAGTAATCATGATCAAGAAGATGCTGAAAAGCGACAAAAATCGTCTGAAAATGATTGCTAAACAGTTCGGCATCACGCACACCCAACTCAACCGGATTCGTTCGGGTGAGAACTGGGGCCACGTAAAAGTGGAAGACGAAGTAGAAGGAGTCAAATAG
- a CDS encoding CoA-binding protein, translating into MKTLIVGASTHPGRYAYLAANRLLSYGHEIVLLGKENGEVAGYPILHGKPELEGIDTITLYINPTRQPELYEYMLSLKPKRIIFNPGTENPEFEAMAEERGVQALEACTLVMLGTGQY; encoded by the coding sequence ATGAAAACTTTAATTGTAGGAGCATCGACTCATCCCGGAAGGTATGCGTATCTGGCAGCCAACCGATTACTGAGCTACGGACACGAGATTGTCTTACTGGGTAAAGAGAACGGTGAGGTAGCTGGATACCCTATTCTGCACGGGAAACCCGAGCTGGAAGGAATCGACACCATCACGTTGTACATTAATCCTACCCGGCAGCCTGAACTGTACGAATACATGCTCAGCCTTAAGCCTAAGCGAATTATTTTCAACCCAGGTACAGAAAATCCCGAATTCGAAGCGATGGCGGAGGAGCGGGGCGTACAGGCACTAGAAGCCTGTACGCTCGTAATGTTGGGTACGGGTCAGTATTGA
- a CDS encoding 3-oxoacyl-ACP synthase III family protein, with amino-acid sequence MPYAQITGLGFYVPENIVTNQDLEQRFETSDAWIVERTGIRQRRYFTPGKDTNASMAAQAARQALERAAVVATDVDFIIYATITPDYYFPGPGFAMQRELGMTGVGVLDIRDQCSGFVYALSVADQYIRSGMYRTILIVGSEIQSSFLNPTTEGRSVAVIFGDGAGAAVVQATEDAEHRILSTHLHADGTFAEELMVKGPGSSREGRWYDSAMENPSEMEVYMQGNTVFKHAVVRFPEVILESLKANHLQPDNIDLLVPHQANLRISEYVRQHLGLAEDRVYNNIQKYGNTTAASIPIALTEAWESGRVQSGQLICLAAFGSGFTWGAALIRW; translated from the coding sequence ATGCCTTACGCTCAGATTACCGGATTAGGCTTTTACGTGCCCGAAAACATTGTTACCAACCAGGATCTGGAGCAACGTTTTGAAACCTCCGATGCCTGGATTGTGGAACGTACGGGTATTCGTCAACGCCGCTACTTTACCCCTGGCAAAGATACCAATGCCAGTATGGCTGCCCAGGCCGCCCGTCAGGCTTTGGAGCGTGCCGCCGTGGTTGCAACGGACGTAGACTTTATTATTTACGCAACGATTACTCCCGATTACTATTTTCCGGGACCGGGTTTTGCCATGCAACGCGAGTTAGGAATGACGGGCGTAGGGGTACTCGACATCCGGGACCAGTGTTCGGGTTTTGTGTACGCCCTGTCCGTAGCCGATCAGTACATTCGCTCGGGCATGTACCGAACCATTCTGATTGTAGGGTCTGAAATTCAGTCTTCTTTCCTGAATCCCACTACCGAAGGCCGGAGTGTAGCCGTCATTTTTGGTGATGGTGCCGGTGCTGCTGTCGTCCAGGCCACAGAAGATGCCGAACACCGAATTCTTTCTACGCATCTCCACGCCGATGGTACCTTTGCCGAAGAGTTAATGGTCAAAGGTCCGGGGAGCAGTAGAGAAGGTCGATGGTACGATTCGGCGATGGAAAATCCGTCCGAAATGGAAGTGTATATGCAGGGCAACACGGTATTCAAGCATGCGGTGGTACGCTTTCCTGAAGTAATCCTCGAAAGTCTGAAAGCCAATCATTTACAACCCGATAACATCGATTTGCTGGTGCCCCATCAGGCCAACTTACGTATCTCCGAGTACGTTCGTCAGCATCTGGGTTTGGCCGAAGATCGCGTCTACAACAACATCCAAAAATACGGCAATACGACCGCAGCATCCATCCCCATTGCCCTAACCGAAGCCTGGGAATCCGGACGCGTTCAATCAGGGCAGCTGATCTGTTTAGCCGCCTTTGGTAGTGGCTTTACGTGGGGTGCCGCCCTGATTCGCTGGTGA
- the pssA gene encoding CDP-diacylglycerol--serine O-phosphatidyltransferase, giving the protein MLKHLPNAMTCCNLLCGCVGIVAAFNNDLLLSSYLIVIAGIFDFFDGFVARLVKASSAIGKELDSLADMVTFGVLPSIIIYHLILESVPDLPSIWKCYFAFVIAVFSALRLAKFNIDERQTSGFIGLPTPANAFLIASIPVILRQHDDWAPYILNANYLIAFSFLMSFLLVMEVPLFALKFKGFGWKGNEIKYLFIGISAVLVILLNFAAMPPIIALYILLSLINNRLHPVT; this is encoded by the coding sequence ATGCTCAAGCACCTTCCCAATGCCATGACCTGCTGTAACCTGCTTTGCGGCTGTGTAGGCATTGTTGCGGCTTTCAACAACGATCTGCTACTTTCCTCGTACCTGATCGTCATTGCCGGTATATTCGATTTCTTCGATGGCTTTGTAGCCCGCCTGGTGAAGGCCAGTTCGGCTATTGGCAAGGAACTCGATTCACTGGCCGACATGGTCACGTTCGGCGTACTGCCTTCGATCATTATCTATCACCTGATTCTAGAAAGTGTTCCCGATCTACCCAGTATCTGGAAATGTTACTTTGCTTTTGTGATTGCCGTGTTCTCGGCACTACGATTGGCAAAATTCAACATCGATGAACGGCAGACCTCGGGTTTCATTGGCTTGCCGACGCCCGCCAATGCCTTTCTCATTGCTTCGATTCCGGTCATTCTCCGGCAACACGATGACTGGGCTCCGTATATCCTGAACGCCAATTATCTCATTGCCTTCAGTTTTCTGATGTCTTTTCTGCTGGTAATGGAGGTGCCCTTGTTTGCTCTGAAGTTCAAAGGGTTTGGTTGGAAGGGCAATGAAATCAAGTATCTATTTATCGGCATTTCGGCGGTACTGGTGATTCTGTTGAATTTCGCCGCCATGCCTCCCATCATTGCTTTGTATATTCTTTTGTCGCTGATTAACAACCGATTGCATCCCGTTACGTAA
- a CDS encoding MBL fold metallo-hydrolase, with translation MLYLQVFTFNGFQENTYVLWDDTKEAVIIDPGCSDRQEREELTEFISDEGLKVVKLLNTHAHVDHVLGNAFVKRTYGVPYYLHPLDVPVLKSVAVRAPSYRIFDYEEAEPDAWLEEGVPVTFGDTTLEVLHVPGHAPGHVAFINRESNLCISGDVLFHGSIGRWDFPGCNFDDLISSIKNKLFTLDDEMEVFPGHGPATTIGRERLENPYVGQNGQYA, from the coding sequence ATGCTATACTTACAAGTATTTACCTTCAATGGCTTTCAGGAAAATACGTACGTTCTTTGGGATGATACGAAGGAAGCCGTCATTATTGATCCCGGCTGCTCGGACCGTCAGGAACGGGAAGAGTTAACTGAATTTATTTCCGACGAAGGCTTAAAAGTCGTTAAGTTGCTCAACACGCACGCCCACGTGGATCACGTGCTCGGTAATGCGTTTGTGAAGCGAACCTACGGCGTTCCGTATTATCTGCATCCGCTCGATGTACCCGTTTTAAAATCCGTAGCGGTGCGGGCTCCCTCCTACCGCATCTTTGATTACGAAGAAGCCGAACCCGATGCCTGGCTGGAAGAAGGCGTACCCGTAACCTTTGGAGATACGACGCTGGAAGTCCTCCACGTACCGGGACACGCTCCGGGACACGTAGCGTTCATCAACCGCGAATCGAATTTGTGCATCAGCGGTGATGTACTCTTTCACGGTAGTATTGGCCGCTGGGATTTTCCGGGTTGCAATTTCGACGACCTGATTTCCAGCATTAAAAATAAACTGTTTACGCTGGACGATGAAATGGAGGTATTTCCCGGTCACGGCCCCGCCACTACAATCGGACGCGAACGCCTCGAAAACCCCTACGTAGGTCAGAACGGACAGTACGCCTAA
- a CDS encoding SAM-dependent methyltransferase encodes MNTQESGSRATLFLIPTVLAPGTADAVLSPQIREVILRTDVFFAENLRTARRFISELKTGRKIEELTFLELHKDTPMQETRQQLRQWQGKDIGVLSEAGCPGIADPGAVAVRLAHELGLRVAPLVGPSSILLTLMGSGFNGQSFAFHGYLPIDKGERAKRVRELEKDVRSGQTQLFMETPYRNGALLDELLRSCQPQTLLCIGSNLTAEDEFIQTQTIQYWREHKPDLHKKPTMFALGN; translated from the coding sequence ATGAATACCCAAGAATCTGGCTCTCGGGCCACCTTATTTCTGATTCCCACCGTGCTGGCTCCGGGTACGGCTGATGCCGTATTGAGTCCGCAAATCCGTGAAGTCATTCTTCGTACGGACGTTTTCTTTGCGGAAAACCTGCGTACCGCCCGGCGATTTATCTCGGAATTAAAAACGGGGAGAAAAATCGAAGAACTTACCTTCCTCGAGCTACACAAGGATACGCCCATGCAGGAAACCCGCCAACAACTTCGGCAATGGCAGGGCAAAGACATCGGTGTATTATCCGAAGCGGGTTGTCCGGGCATTGCCGATCCCGGAGCGGTGGCGGTACGTCTAGCCCATGAATTGGGCTTGCGGGTGGCCCCGCTGGTTGGACCTTCGTCGATTCTGCTTACACTGATGGGTTCGGGCTTTAACGGACAGTCATTCGCATTTCATGGGTACCTGCCCATTGACAAAGGCGAACGGGCCAAACGGGTGCGTGAGCTGGAGAAAGATGTCCGTAGCGGACAAACCCAGCTTTTTATGGAAACGCCATACCGGAATGGAGCTTTGCTCGACGAGCTTTTACGCAGTTGCCAGCCGCAAACGCTTCTGTGCATCGGTTCGAACCTAACGGCGGAAGACGAGTTTATTCAAACTCAAACCATTCAATACTGGCGGGAGCACAAGCCTGATTTACACAAAAAACCCACCATGTTTGCTTTGGGGAATTAG